GGCGTTGGTGATGAGTGATTTGGGGGCTTTGGCAAAATCGGCGATGATTTTGCTGCGCGCCGCTGTAGGCATTTTTCCTGAAACAAAGAAGGTGTCGATGGGTGAAAAGGCGGGGTTTTGTTGCGTAAATGTATCCTGATCGCTCTTAAAAGCTTCGGCTTTCGCGATACTGCCGTGAAACGAAACGGCGTGGCGAATCGGGTATTTCTTCATCGCCTTTCTTAGGGCAATCAGAGCAGCATAACTGCGTGCCTCGACGCCGGCTTTGAGCAGGGCGTTGTCTTTCACGGCATCGACAATATCTTGATTGCTGACTGCGAGGGTGATAATTTTGTAATCGCTCAAGATACTCGTGTCGACGGCGTGCGCAAACGACATGTGATCGAACGTTTCGCCGAATAGATTTACGTCTTCCATGCTGGCGATGTCGTTAGACGAGCCCCGGTAGAACCGCTCAGTTGCGGTCATAAAAATACGGCGTTTAATCTGAATGTTCTTGTCGTAGAGCAGGTGACTGAACAGCTTATCGTTTGCACCAACCGTCTTGTGGGCTTCATCAAGAATTGCGAGATCAAATGTTGCCTTGGCCTTTTGGGCAGCCTGGCCCAGCGTGCGACCGCTCTGGTACGTGGTAAAGACGACAGCTTTATGGCTTTTGTTCTTCTTGAGCCATTCGGTAATTTGTTTAATGTCCGTTACACAGGGAATGCCGATATCTTGCGTGTGAATGGCTATATCGTCGTTTTTGCCGATGCCCTCATCGCTGCAGACGCAGAGCCAGCGCATATTCTCTTTGTTCGCCGCAGCTTCTCGCAGATAAACTTCAAGGGTCTGCTTCACGAGGGCGAGACTGGGCACCGCCACAACGACAGACTTCACTTTAAGTGTGTTCGCAATCCAATATCCAGCAAGGCTCTTGCCCGCACCGCAGGGAAAAATCAGTTTTCCACGCGAATTCTTCTGGGTAACGAAATGTGTTACTGCGTTGCGGATTGCCTGCTGTTGATGCGGCCGGGGTTTTAGGGGTAATAACTTTGCTGGCTTTTTGCTGACGAGTCTGGCGCGAACATAGTCAAAGAAGGTTTTGTCCAGCTTGTTCCATTCATCAGACAAAACAAAGCCGATATTGGGCTTACCCCGATACAGCGCTGCGTAATCATCGACAGTGGTGGCGACGAGTCCGTAGGTGATGTTCTCCGCCAGGCCAAATGACAGGCTCATGAAGGTGGATATCTTGCGGTGCGAGATTTTCTGGTTCTCATCGCTGGCATACTTGCACTGAATACTCCAGTATTCGCCTTCGATGGTTTCGGCGATCAGGTCGATACCCTGATCTGTCGCCGGCAAGTGGAGTCTTTTAACTACTGCTGACGGTACTTCTCTAAACAGCCAGACATGCTTCAACTTTGTCGCGTATTTGGGGTCTGAGAGTAAATAATATTGGGTTGTAAGCTCGAAGACATCACCCTTGGTCTTATTGTCTGCTTTATCGAGCTTCAGCGTGAGCTGTTTCCAGCTATCAACAGACTTGATGAAATCAGCAAAATTCATTTGTTAGAATGACAAATATTCAGATGGCGATGATGAAGTCTACACTTTGTTACAGTCTCCCCCTCTCCTCAAGGAGAGGGGGCTGGGGGGTGAGGTCTCCCGTATTTGCTCGACGGACTCAGTAAATCTGACCATTAGCCAAAATAGTGATTCTCGAACTCGCAATTCTCGACGTTAAACCCGGCAGAGAAGCCGAATTCGTCGCCGCATTCGCAGAGGCCCAGCAATATATTATGCGCATTGAAGGTTATATATCCCACTCGCTGCAGAAATGCATCGAGAGGCCCGGCCGCTACCTGTTGCTCGTCAACTGGCACACACTCGAGGCGCACACTGTCGGCTTTCGCGCGTCTCCCGAATATGCTGAATGGAAAAAACTGCTGCACCATTTTTATGAGCCTTTCCCTACTGTTGAGCACTATGAGAAGGTATTGGGCTGATGCGTCGCTTCTTTATAGTGCTCATTCGATTCTACCAGTACACATTCGCTGCGCTTCTCGGTGGCCAGTGCCGCTTTCACCCGACCTGTTCTGAATATGCAGTCGAAGCGTTTGAGAGGCTACCGATGTGGCGCGCGTTCTATCTGACGCTTTGGCGCATTCTGCGCTGCCAGCCGTTCGCGAAAAGCGGGTATGACCCGGTGCCGAAAGAATAGCCTATTTCAACGACATCACGCGCCAGTGCGATATGCTGCGCAGTAACCATTCAAGCGGGCCGGTTGAAAACGTGCGAAGCCAGAGAATAGAAAAGCACACTGTCGTCACGTAGATGGCCGTCGCCGCTATCAGCAATCCATCATAGCTGATCTTGTTATAGAGGCCGAAGCCATAGCCATGAAAAACGACGCCTGCAAAGAGCGACTGCAGCACATAGTTCGTGAGCGACAAACGCCCTGCGGCGGTCAGCGCCCTGGTAACGAGGCCGTGGCCTTTGCCCGCAAGTGTCAGTATCGCCTGTGAATAAAACAGCGACAAAATAGGAGCGCTCACTGCCATGAGCAACATGGCATATTGCATGGCTTGCTTCCATTGCCACGTGGCGGCGTTCGCGTAGAGCGCACTGCCCCCTATACCCGCGAGCAGGTAAAGGGCAGAAGCGGGTGTCAGGCGCATGTGTTTGAACCAACCCTTGCGCTCTGCCATGTAGCCGAGGCAGATCATCGCGAGCGCGCCCGGCCAGTTGAAGAGCATCACATAAATCAACGACAGCGGATACACTTTGAGATTGCTCAACAATGCTGTGCCATAACCGTGTGAGTAATCGGTTTGCGGCAGTGGCGTATTCGCCTGGCTCATCGCGCCCAAGAGCGTGTACGTCATCGCCGAAATCGCGAGACAGAAGACGGCTGTGACCAAAATTGCGCGATGGTGCATGCGGCTGAGCGGCAGAAAGACGAGGCCCAAGAGCCCATAGCTCAGAAGAATATCACCCGGAAAAAGCAAGATTGCATGCGCAGCGCCCAAAATCATCAGGCCCAAAAACCGCCGCAGCAAAAATGCGGTGCCTTCGCGGTTCTGCAAAACTGCGATGCCAACGCCAAAAAGAAACGAAAATAACGTGAAAAATTTCGCTTCGAACAGCAACGAATTGACAAACAGCGCAGCGCGCGCGGTGCTCGTTTCGGGCATCTGCCGGTACGATTCGAGGCTGCGCGCAATGAGCGGCAGGTTAACGACGCAGATACCCCACAGCGCAAAACCGCGCAGGGCATCTAGCCCTTGAATGCGATCGGGCGCTTTCGAGTCTGTTGCCATTATCCCTTATGATCCTGGTGCATCACGAGCCGGTGTATGGTGTACATCATGACAATTGTAATCAGCATCGCGCTGATGACGACGTAGCCGAGAATATCGTACCGCGCCAAAGCGCCCGAGCTGGTTTTCACGACGATCGCGCCTGCGACAGCCGAGGCGATGCCGCCTGAGATCTGCTGAAACGCCGAACTGACGCCCATAAAGGCCCCGCGGTCTTGTGGCGCAGGCACTCCGCTCATGAGCGCCGATGCACCCACGATGCGCGCAGTAATCGCCGCAAACAGTGCGGCCGTGATCAGCGTCACGAGCCAAAGCGGGCTCACACCGAGGTTCGTGTAGATAAGAACGAGCACCATGCCGAGTGTCGAACCCGCCACAAATACCTTGTATTTGCCAACCGCATCGCTGAGTCTGCCGGCAATCGGGCCGGCGATCATCGCGGTGATGCCTGTCACCATGTAGAGTGTCGGCAGGTCGTCGGTACTGAGACCCAGGTTACCGGTACCAAATGCGCTGCCGAAAGGCATTAGCATGAAGCCGCCGGTTGCGAGCAGAGTCGTGGCCGCGAAGCCGCGCAGGTAACGGGGTTTCGTAACGGTTGCATAGAGGTGGTGCAATGGGTGCCGGTCTAGCTTCAGTTTGAGATGGCTGTCGACAGGGCGCATTTTCAGAACAATGATCAATCCGACTGGTAACCCCAGAGCGACAATCATCAAGAACGGTGAATGCCAGCCGAACTTATTGGCCGCGTACAGCCCAACCGGAATACCGAGCACCTGGCTCGAGGCGAACGCCATCTGTAGAAAGCCCATAACACGCCCGCGCACCTGCATTGCGAAGATGTCGGTCACAATCGCAAAGCAGATCGAGCTGATGACGCCGCCAAAAATGCCGGTGACAATGCGCGCACCGAGCAGCAGGTAGTAGTCGGGCGCAATGCCGCAGAGCAGAGTGCCGCCGAGAAAGCCCGCATAGAAGACGATCAGCATGCGCTTGCGGTCGAAACGATCTGCAAAACCTGCGGCGAGAAGACCCGAGGCGCCGG
The sequence above is a segment of the Turneriella parva DSM 21527 genome. Coding sequences within it:
- a CDS encoding MFS transporter; the protein is MTVAEKAPKTAFSGYEKFLIAILTVLQFTVILDFMVLSPLGAILMPALAIDPQQFGWVVSAYAFSAGASGLLAAGFADRFDRKRMLIVFYAGFLGGTLLCGIAPDYYLLLGARIVTGIFGGVISSICFAIVTDIFAMQVRGRVMGFLQMAFASSQVLGIPVGLYAANKFGWHSPFLMIVALGLPVGLIIVLKMRPVDSHLKLKLDRHPLHHLYATVTKPRYLRGFAATTLLATGGFMLMPFGSAFGTGNLGLSTDDLPTLYMVTGITAMIAGPIAGRLSDAVGKYKVFVAGSTLGMVLVLIYTNLGVSPLWLVTLITAALFAAITARIVGASALMSGVPAPQDRGAFMGVSSAFQQISGGIASAVAGAIVVKTSSGALARYDILGYVVISAMLITIVMMYTIHRLVMHQDHKG
- a CDS encoding antibiotic biosynthesis monooxygenase family protein produces the protein MILELAILDVKPGREAEFVAAFAEAQQYIMRIEGYISHSLQKCIERPGRYLLLVNWHTLEAHTVGFRASPEYAEWKKLLHHFYEPFPTVEHYEKVLG
- the yidD gene encoding membrane protein insertion efficiency factor YidD, with the protein product MRRFFIVLIRFYQYTFAALLGGQCRFHPTCSEYAVEAFERLPMWRAFYLTLWRILRCQPFAKSGYDPVPKE
- a CDS encoding DUF418 domain-containing protein, which translates into the protein MATDSKAPDRIQGLDALRGFALWGICVVNLPLIARSLESYRQMPETSTARAALFVNSLLFEAKFFTLFSFLFGVGIAVLQNREGTAFLLRRFLGLMILGAAHAILLFPGDILLSYGLLGLVFLPLSRMHHRAILVTAVFCLAISAMTYTLLGAMSQANTPLPQTDYSHGYGTALLSNLKVYPLSLIYVMLFNWPGALAMICLGYMAERKGWFKHMRLTPASALYLLAGIGGSALYANAATWQWKQAMQYAMLLMAVSAPILSLFYSQAILTLAGKGHGLVTRALTAAGRLSLTNYVLQSLFAGVVFHGYGFGLYNKISYDGLLIAATAIYVTTVCFSILWLRTFSTGPLEWLLRSISHWRVMSLK